The genomic region GCAAGAGCCCGACCGACCTCCGGCTCGTTCCCGTAAATCGGTGCGCAGTCGATGTGACGGTAACCGGCTTCAAGAGCGATCTTCACCGCTTCGTAGACCTCGCCAGGAGCCGACTTCCACGTCCCCAGGCCAAGGATCGGCATTTCGTCATCGTTCGCAAACGAAAGAGTTTTCATCGTCCAGTGGAGGCTCGTTTTTTCGAATAGAAGAACTCGGACACGTTGGCACGCTGAGTGCGCATCATCCCGACACGGTGCCCGATCAGTCATTATCCATCACTACAGAGTGCCTGAACGCATGCACTGATGAGTTGCTTCGTAACGATCTCCTTGAACGGGTTGTCCTCCATGATCTTTCTGTTACTCGCTCCCGTTCTCCAGTGACGCATGTGGAAATCGATGTCTTCGGAGCCAACTCGGATTCTTCACGCGAAAAAGTGGGCGTGCTCGGCACAAAGCGTCCCGACGCCGGTCTTCATCGCACACTGCTGGCTTCTACCACACCACGTTTCCGACTCGTGAGCGAATTCTTTTACGCCCATCTTGTCGATCTGTCACGCACATCTCCGGGCGAGGTGCTGTACGCGTTGGATCTGTTTGGAACGGTGGTGTTCGCGATATCGGGTGCCCTCGCGGCAGGCCGTCGACGCATGGACCTGTTCGGTGTCCTGGTCATCGCGGCAGTCACGGCCATCGGGGGCGGAACGACGCGTGATTTGCTTCTCGACCGTCACCCTGTCTTCTGGATCGATGACGGGGCGTATCTCATCGGAATTGCCGGCGCAGCACTTCTTACGTTTGCGTACACGAGATATATTCGCCCCCCTGAAAATGCACTTCTGTATGCCGATGCCTTCGGGCTCGCCGTCTTTGCCGTTGTCGGAGCCCGGGTCGCGGCCGATCACGGCGCCGGATCCGTCATTGTCGTGTTGATGGCGGGGATCACTGCGACGGTCGGTGGGATGATCCGGGACGTGTTGTGTGATGAAACGCCGCTTATCCTCCGGCGAGAAATTTACGCCACGGCGGCACTCGGTGGCGGAGCTTTGTATCTCGGCCTTCAGTACATGGGCATCGCACCGTGGAGCGCCGCAACGCTGACGATTATAGCGGTAACGGCAACGCGCCTGGCCGCACTGCGGTGGACGTTGCATCTGCCGTCGTACCAGATCGACGATGAGGCGAAGGGAAAAACGGCGACCACGGAAGACGTACCCTCGCCGAAGGGACGAGCATAGCCGTTCACTTCGCTCGCCGCTGTCGGCTTTTTCGGACTGATGTGCCTCTGTTGGGGGGCGCAGGGCTGGCGATTCGCTACCGTGGCGCGGGATGATCGGTGGGGCGGTCAACGGTTGACTGCTGAACGGCACCGCCCGCAATGACATGTGCCGGAGACGTAATCTTCGACGGACAGCGGTGTCTATTGACGGGAACGTATCGACTCTGTCGCACCTCGGTCCCTCATGGGTGCAACCCCGACACTACCTGTCAATTTGGTGGCTCCACACTTTCTTCAATGGTCTATTTGGTGTCGTGGAGCACGTCAAAGATACGCTTATTTTTGCAGGGGGAGGCGGCGGTGACGCGCTGGCGGCTCTCATGGTCGCAGACGCGTTTGGCCTCGATCCAAAGCGAACGGCCTTCGCGACGCTCGTCTGGGAGCGCACGTTGTTTGACCCCGAGCCGGGACCCCGCGCGCCGGAAGACTTCGAAGCGATCCAGGCGGTCGGTGAGCATAACCACCGCATCACGGCCTCAAGTCGCCTCCGTGGGGATCGGACGACCTTCGTCCCGCGACTCGCCGAGTCGTTTGGTGTGTCGTACTACCTGATGGATGTGACCCGTGGCCCGGAGCGCGTTCGGACGCAGATCTCGGAGCTGCAGCAACGTCTCGGTTTCGACCGGGTGCTAGTCGTTGACGTAGGCGGGGATATTCTCGCACGCGGTCACGAGGAGATGCTGCGGAGCCCGCTCGCCGATGGTCTTGCTCTTGCCGGCACGCATGACCTGGATGCGGACGTGCGCGTCATCGTCACTGGGCTCGGCCTCGACGGCGAGCTGTCGGAGCAGGATGTCGCGGATGTGCACGCCGACCTGATTGAGGGCAACGACGATCTTACGACCGGCACGATCACGCCGGACACCGCTTCTCGATTTGCTTCAGCATTCCGTTGGTTGCCCTCCGAAGTGTCGGGACTCACGACGGCCGCCGCGCTCGGGCACCGGGGCACAGCCGAAATTCGGAGCTCCGGTCTGCGGGTCGAGCTGTCGGACGAGAGCTGCACGGTCCGAAGTTTTGCGCACGACGATGTGTACCAGCGGAATGAGATCGCGGCGGCGTTCGAGGGGATCTGCTCGATCGAGCAATGCGAGACCGTGCTCCAGGACTTTGGGCGGACGTCGGAGTTGGAGTATGAGCGACGGTCGCGCGACCGCCTGGAAACCACGGTCGAGTCGCGCACGATGAAGTCGCTACCACTGGAGGAGTTGGAGGCAGATCTGATCGACTATTCGGCCACCGTCCAGGAAGAGGGCGTGCAGTACTTGAGTATTCGCCGGATTGCGAAGGTACTCGATCTGCAGCGACATGAACTGGAATCGTTCAAGACCTATCTCGCTGAAAATCACGCAGATCGATTCCAGCCGCCGATCTGGACGTGCTCGGCATCTGCCAATGCCGGTCAAACCGATCCGGGCCGGTCGATCGGTTTCGCTCAGGTTGGCGGTCAGGGATAGTTGAGGTGTGAACGTATGGAAGGGGAATGTGTGAAAGGGGAGGGCACCGTCCCCTGCATTTCTATCGAACGCCCACCGTCGCACGGCCGTGCGACGGTGCGTGGGAATCGGACGACCCGTAGTTCTGAGCCTACTCCCTAAATTTATGCCTCAACCGCCGTGTCGCTCTACCAGAAAATCTTTGCTCACGGGCTGGCTCTAGGCGACGACGCGCAGCATCGCGTCTACGCCGACAGGAAGCAGGAGATGTTTGCCGATCTGTCGGGGACGGTGGTCGAAATTGGACCGGGGACGGGTGTCAATATTCCATATCTTCCGGATGGAATTCGGTGGCTGGGTCTCGAACCGAATCTCCACATGCACGACTTTCTGCGTAAAAAGCTCGGAGACCGCGATATCGATGCGGAGATTCTTGAGCGATCGATTCAAGAATCCGGTCTCGCGGACGCGAGCGCCGATTTCGTCATCAGCACCCTGGTGCTTTGCTCCGTTCCTGACGTTCCAGCTGCTATCGCCGAGATTCGACGCATCCTCAAGCCTGGTGGCTCCTTCCTCTTCATCGAACACGTCGCGGCTCCTCCGGGCGACTGGCTTCGGGTGGTTCAGTCCGGCATCCGTCCGGTCTGGCGACCACTGGGCGATGGCTGCTGTCCGGATCGCGATACGGGGAAGATGATCGAAGAAGCCGGATTCTCGTCCGTCGAATATGAGACGTTTCGAACGGGGCTTCCCGTCGTGTCCCCGCACATCGCTGGCCGAGCCGTGCGGTGATGACGGCATCATGCAACCGGTGCACTCGTGCGGAACCCTCGACGCTCGGTTGACTAAACCCCACGATTCCGTCAGTCGGATTGAAAGTGGGTCGGCGTTCTGGCGGAAGATGAGTTCGTTCGGTTCGATACCCAAAGGGAATATGCAAGGTGTTCGGTTGTTGTGGGGACTTGTGATGGTCCTCCTGTTAGCGGGATGCAACTCAGAGGTGCAATCGCAAGAAGTATCGCCGCCGCAGCGTCCGGCGGTGTCCGACACGGCGGCGATCAACCAGGAGATCGCCTCGTCGCGGCAGAATGCCATCACGCGTGCGGTGGCAGCGGTCTCGCCTGCCGTTGTGAACGTGAACGTGATCGAAGTTCGTCGTGTGCGCGATCCGATGGCGAGCTTCTACGACGATCCATTCTTCCGCAACTTCCTCCGCCGGCCGCGTGTCCGAGAGCAACAGGTGGAGAGCGTAGGCAGCGGGTTCATCATCTCGCCGGATGGCTACGTCGTCACAAATGACCACGTGGCGGGGAATGCCACGAAAATCGATGTTTTCCTGCCGGATGGACAGACCCTACCAGCAGAACTGGTCGGAAGCGATGCCGCAACCGATCTCGCGCTTCTGAAGGTCGAACCGGAGGAGGCGCTTCCGTACCTCGCCTTCGACACGACGTCGACCCCGATCGTTGGTGAATGGGTGATTGCGCTCGGGAATCCGTTTGGGCTGTTCGAGTCGGCGGAGCCATCCGTTACGGTTGGTGTCGTGAGCGCGAAGGACCGCAACTTGCAGTCCGGCCGTCGCGGACGTCTGTATCGCGACATGATCCA from Longibacter salinarum harbors:
- a CDS encoding trimeric intracellular cation channel family protein, which gives rise to MSEFFYAHLVDLSRTSPGEVLYALDLFGTVVFAISGALAAGRRRMDLFGVLVIAAVTAIGGGTTRDLLLDRHPVFWIDDGAYLIGIAGAALLTFAYTRYIRPPENALLYADAFGLAVFAVVGARVAADHGAGSVIVVLMAGITATVGGMIRDVLCDETPLILRREIYATAALGGGALYLGLQYMGIAPWSAATLTIIAVTATRLAALRWTLHLPSYQIDDEAKGKTATTEDVPSPKGRA
- a CDS encoding DUF1152 domain-containing protein, with the translated sequence MEHVKDTLIFAGGGGGDALAALMVADAFGLDPKRTAFATLVWERTLFDPEPGPRAPEDFEAIQAVGEHNHRITASSRLRGDRTTFVPRLAESFGVSYYLMDVTRGPERVRTQISELQQRLGFDRVLVVDVGGDILARGHEEMLRSPLADGLALAGTHDLDADVRVIVTGLGLDGELSEQDVADVHADLIEGNDDLTTGTITPDTASRFASAFRWLPSEVSGLTTAAALGHRGTAEIRSSGLRVELSDESCTVRSFAHDDVYQRNEIAAAFEGICSIEQCETVLQDFGRTSELEYERRSRDRLETTVESRTMKSLPLEELEADLIDYSATVQEEGVQYLSIRRIAKVLDLQRHELESFKTYLAENHADRFQPPIWTCSASANAGQTDPGRSIGFAQVGGQG
- a CDS encoding class I SAM-dependent methyltransferase, producing MSLYQKIFAHGLALGDDAQHRVYADRKQEMFADLSGTVVEIGPGTGVNIPYLPDGIRWLGLEPNLHMHDFLRKKLGDRDIDAEILERSIQESGLADASADFVISTLVLCSVPDVPAAIAEIRRILKPGGSFLFIEHVAAPPGDWLRVVQSGIRPVWRPLGDGCCPDRDTGKMIEEAGFSSVEYETFRTGLPVVSPHIAGRAVR
- a CDS encoding S1C family serine protease — encoded protein: MVLLLAGCNSEVQSQEVSPPQRPAVSDTAAINQEIASSRQNAITRAVAAVSPAVVNVNVIEVRRVRDPMASFYDDPFFRNFLRRPRVREQQVESVGSGFIISPDGYVVTNDHVAGNATKIDVFLPDGQTLPAELVGSDAATDLALLKVEPEEALPYLAFDTTSTPIVGEWVIALGNPFGLFESAEPSVTVGVVSAKDRNLQSGRRGRLYRDMIQTDAAINRGNSGGPLVSATGEVIGVNTAIYSESGGSIGIGFAVPARKAFRIIEELRENGRVDRSYYTGLYLTTVTQRIANILELDRARGVLVRDIDPSSPADDAGLQAYDIIIGINGERIDTQDDYVARVYDYRPGDEIQMRVLRDGQTLTLPLRLGRQE